A genomic region of Papaver somniferum cultivar HN1 chromosome 7, ASM357369v1, whole genome shotgun sequence contains the following coding sequences:
- the LOC113294009 gene encoding protein ALP1-like: MVAIFLYVIAHHHKNRVVGFQFKRSGDTISRHVNTVLKRVIRLQGEFLKEPVAVATSSVDQRWNCFKNFLGALDGTHISVHVATEDKPRYRTRKSAIATNVLGVCSQDLEVIYVYPGWEGSAADYRVLREAIYKKKWLKSYYYLFDAGYPNSGGFLAPFRGQCYHLKQWERDRLEPRRAEELFNMKHCRDRNVIERVFGLLKMRWAILRDPSWYPVNIHCRFIMACCLIHNLIRREMSMDEILPEDEYEDGPISLVSPQEIRMIEHVDSSNYWDVQRKELVDQLI, encoded by the exons ATGGTGGCGATATTTTTATATGTAATTGCGCATCACCATAAGAATAGAGTTGTGGGTTTTCAATTCAAGCGATCAGGTGATACGATAAGTAGACATGTGAACACGGTGTTGAAAAGAGTTATTAGGCTTCAAGGAGAGTTTTTAAAAGAACCGGTAGCAGTCGCTACAAGTTCTGTTGACCAGAGATGGAATTGCTTTAAG AACTTCCTAGGGGCATTAGATGGAACACATATTAGTGTCCACGTTGCTACAGAAGACAAGCCTAGGTATCGTACAAGGAAAAGCGCAATTGCTACCAATGTCTTAGGTGTATGTTCTCAAGATTTGGAGGTTATATATGTATATCCTGGATGGGAAGGATCAGCTGCCGATTATCGTGTTCTTAGGGAAgccatttacaaaaaaaaatggcttAAAA GTTACTATTACCTTTTCGATGCCGGTTATCCAAATAGTGGAGGATTTCTTGCTCCCTTTAGAGGTCAATGTTATCATTTGAAGCAATGGGAGAGAGATCGTCTAGAACCCAGGAGAGCTGAAGAGTtattcaatatgaaacattgtaGGGATAGGAATGTAATTGAAAGAGTTTTTGGATTGTTGAAAATGAGATGGGCAATACTTAGGGATCCCTCATGGTATCCTGTGAACATACATTGTCGTTTTATCATGGCATGTTGTTTGATACATAACCTTATTAGGAGAGAAATGTCGATGGATGAAATTTTACCGGAAGATGAATATGAGGATGGACCAATTAGTTTGGTTTCTCCTCAAGAAATTCGAATGATCGAACATGTTGATTCCTCGAATTATTGGGATGTTCAGAGAAAGGAGTTAgttgatcaactcatttag